TAATACTAAACTTGATGCAGGTATTCCTGCAAGAGGATTATCCGGAGAAGCTTACCGGGGCCATATCTTCTGGGATGAAGTTTTTATCCTGCCTGTCTATGATTTTCGCATTCCCGAAATTACCCAATCATCCCTTCTCTACCGTTACAGGAGATTGGAGCAGGCAAGAAAATATGCCCTTGAAAATGGCTATAAAGGAGCCATGTTTCCATGGCAAAGCGGCTCCACCGGTGAAGAAGAAACTCAAATTATTCACTTGAATCCCAAATCCGGAAAATGGGGTCCTGATAACAGCCGAAACCAGAGACATATCTCCTTTGACATAGCCTATAGTGTCTGGGAACATTGGAAGATAACTGGAGACATGGAATTTTTAATCAAATATGGAGCAGAACTGTTTCTTTCAATTGCTAAATTTGGAGCTAATCTGACCTATTATGATTCAAAGGATAAAAGATATCATACCACAGGACTTATGGGACCTGATGAATTTCATGAAAAGTTACCTGGTGCCGAAAAAGCCGGTCTGAAAGACAACGCCTACACAAATGTTATGATTGTCTGGACCTTAAAAAGAGCATTATATTTAATCTCTTCTCTTCTTCCTGAAGAAGATAAAGCAAAACTTCTTAAAAAATTGGAAATTGATAAAAACGAACTGGATTTATGGGAAAAATTAACCAGAGAAATTAATGTGATTATTAATAAAAATGGAATTATAAGCCAGTTTGACGGATACTTTGATTTAAAAGAATTAAACTGGAAAGCTTATAAAAAGAAATACGGAAATATACAGCGGATGGACAGGATTTTAAAGGCAGAAGGAAAATCACCCAATGATTACAAGGTTGCCAAGCAGGCAGATACCTTAATGCTCCCCTATCTTTTCCCTGTTTCGGAGCTGAAAGAAATTTTTAATGGCCTGGGTTATGATTTTAATATGGATATTCTCAGAAAAAATTATGAATACTATGTCCAGAGAACTTCTCACGGCTCAACCTTAAGTAAAGTTGTTCATTGTTACATATCAGATATTTTGGGACAGGTAAAACAATCATGGAAATGGTATTGTGAAGTTTTAAACTCTGATATCAGTGATATTCAGGGCGGAACTACACCGGAAGGCATTCATACCGGAGTAATGGGGGGTTCAGTTTATATTGCCATCAAAAGATATGCCGGGGTTGACCTGATTGATGGTATAATAAATGTAGAACCTGATGTTCCAATGAAATGGAAACATATACATTTCAAAATTAAATACAAGGATATCTGGTATTTTTTTGAAATAGAAAAACAATTAATAACTGTTAAATTGACATCCACCAGGAAAAAACCCAGGGAATATCGTGAAAAGCTCATAATTCGCAAAAAAGAATACCTTTTTGAGCTGGATAAAAAACATATTATTTGTCTCAAAAGAAATGGAGAAATAAATGGTTAAAAAACACATACTTATAGTCGACGGAGATATTACTCATTCTGAGAGACTTAAAAGGAATTTGGAAACAGCAGACTTTATTGTAGAAGCTGTCTATAAGGGCAATGATGCTTTAATGTTATTAAAAAAGCAGTGGGTAGATTTAATAATCTTATCTATAACCTTACAGGGAATCATGAACGGCATACAGCTATTACAGGAACTGAAAGAAAACGAGGAGTATCAACAGATACCCGTTATCGTGCAATCAAGTAAGGTTAATATGGAAGAAATAGTCAAAAATATTGGAGCTACCATGTTTATTACCAAGCCTTATAATATAGCTGATTTCCTGAAACAGGTTAAGGAAATATTTCAGGAATCACAAAAAGACATTTAGTGAGGTATAAAATGAAAAATCAAAATAACTTTACTATGCAGGAATTAACAGATAATCTAAAGATGATTAAAGCCGAAGATATAATGACTCGAGAAGTTATAACTGTGAGGAAAGACGATACCCTTGACTTAATTGCTAAATTAATGATAGATAAAAGAATAAGCGGTTTTCCGGTTTTGGAAGACGATGAAATTATTGGAGTTATTACTGCCAATGATCTCTTCCTGGTAATGGATTTGATTAAAACTGGTGAAATACTAAAAGATAATAGTGACAACAATTCTTTGCCAAAGGTTGATTTTGCCATGTCCACTGAAGTTATTACCGTTAAGCCCAATACAGATTTAAATGAGATTATTGCATTGATGAAATACCGAAACATCCACACTCTTCCTGTTGTAAATAATAATAAGCTGGTTGGTGTTATAGGAAGGCGGGATGTATACAGGAATTTCTATTGTACAGTAAAAAATATCTGCTAAAATTGTCTGGCTTTTTCTATTCTGTCATTCCAGTATAATGCAATACTGCATCTCTTAAAAATTCAGCAGTTCCCGGTTGATTTTTATCATAATACTGTTTAAATCTCTCATCAGCTACATACATCCTAACAAGGTCGGCATGTGCTTCCTTATTATAACTGCCCCAATAAAATGACAGCCATTGGCGATGCAACTCTGCCGCCTTTTGCGCCAGTTCTCCTGCAGGGTTACCGGTTTGCATGGCCTCTTGCAAGGTTTTCATTAAAAATTCCTCGGTCTTCATCATATTTTCATGATCGTTTTTGCTCATCATCCTTACCCTCTCATTAGCTTTTTGCACTGTCTTTTCTCCATACATTTCTCTTATCTGTTTGCCATATTTTTCTTCATTTTCTTCAATTAATTTTTTCTTAAATCCTGCAAATCTTTCCTCATTGCTCATGATTATTCTCCTTTCTTTCGCCATTATTGTCTTTTCTACATTGTTAATAAGAATCTCCAATTGCTCTTTTTGTTTTGTAATTTTTTTTAGATGCTCTTTCAATGCATGAAGTTCATCAAAATCCGGCGAATTGATTATTTTAAGAATACTTTTCAGATTTACTCCTAAAGTTCTGTAAAACAATATTTGCTGTAATTTATCTATTTCTGTTTGCGTATAAATACGATATCCGGAAGAGTTAATATTTCCTGGTTTAAGCAGTCCTATTTCATCATAATAACGCAATGTTCTTTTAGTTAATCCAGATAATTCTGCTAATTGCTTAATCTTGTATTTCATTACCTTTATTGCTGGTACTCCCGGCAAGTCTCCTTTTCATTCTCGGAAATTTATCTATTATGATGAAA
Above is a window of Atribacterota bacterium DNA encoding:
- a CDS encoding glycoside hydrolase family 65 protein, which codes for MNRLFQFLINNSFNNNHGTSPWSLEYFKFEPGQEKLREALCTLGNGYLGTRGALNESSASKVHYPGTYMAGVFNKLDSKVAGKTITNEDLVNCPNWLPLTFKTGLDQNWIDPSKQKIISYYQKLDMKKAVLIRNYKIKESSGKITSIETRRIVHMGEMHIVAQEYSITPENYDGEIFIRTGLDGTVENKGVERYSDLESLHLAEDETGQFSENGIYLSVVTNQSNINIALASSVYITCNGEEVKPDTIDTKKEEKAVFQEYKIRVKRKQKYIISKDVSIYTSQDNDTDNPIKSAIESAKNCPSFASLYESNKKVWSELWDIFDIHVEGHAFSQKTLRLHIFHLLETASIHNTKLDAGIPARGLSGEAYRGHIFWDEVFILPVYDFRIPEITQSSLLYRYRRLEQARKYALENGYKGAMFPWQSGSTGEEETQIIHLNPKSGKWGPDNSRNQRHISFDIAYSVWEHWKITGDMEFLIKYGAELFLSIAKFGANLTYYDSKDKRYHTTGLMGPDEFHEKLPGAEKAGLKDNAYTNVMIVWTLKRALYLISSLLPEEDKAKLLKKLEIDKNELDLWEKLTREINVIINKNGIISQFDGYFDLKELNWKAYKKKYGNIQRMDRILKAEGKSPNDYKVAKQADTLMLPYLFPVSELKEIFNGLGYDFNMDILRKNYEYYVQRTSHGSTLSKVVHCYISDILGQVKQSWKWYCEVLNSDISDIQGGTTPEGIHTGVMGGSVYIAIKRYAGVDLIDGIINVEPDVPMKWKHIHFKIKYKDIWYFFEIEKQLITVKLTSTRKKPREYREKLIIRKKEYLFELDKKHIICLKRNGEING
- a CDS encoding response regulator; translation: MVKKHILIVDGDITHSERLKRNLETADFIVEAVYKGNDALMLLKKQWVDLIILSITLQGIMNGIQLLQELKENEEYQQIPVIVQSSKVNMEEIVKNIGATMFITKPYNIADFLKQVKEIFQESQKDI
- a CDS encoding CBS domain-containing protein; translation: MKNQNNFTMQELTDNLKMIKAEDIMTREVITVRKDDTLDLIAKLMIDKRISGFPVLEDDEIIGVITANDLFLVMDLIKTGEILKDNSDNNSLPKVDFAMSTEVITVKPNTDLNEIIALMKYRNIHTLPVVNNNKLVGVIGRRDVYRNFYCTVKNIC
- a CDS encoding MerR family transcriptional regulator — translated: MKYKIKQLAELSGLTKRTLRYYDEIGLLKPGNINSSGYRIYTQTEIDKLQQILFYRTLGVNLKSILKIINSPDFDELHALKEHLKKITKQKEQLEILINNVEKTIMAKERRIIMSNEERFAGFKKKLIEENEEKYGKQIREMYGEKTVQKANERVRMMSKNDHENMMKTEEFLMKTLQEAMQTGNPAGELAQKAAELHRQWLSFYWGSYNKEAHADLVRMYVADERFKQYYDKNQPGTAEFLRDAVLHYTGMTE